A region of Flavobacterium indicum GPTSA100-9 = DSM 17447 DNA encodes the following proteins:
- a CDS encoding beta-ketoacyl-ACP synthase III has product MNKITAAITAVGSYVPDYVLSNQVLETLVDTNDEWITTRTGIKERRLLKEEGKGTSYLAIKAAQNLLEKANLDPKEIDLVIMATATPDMPVASTGVYVATQIGATNAFAFDLQAACSSFLYGISTASAYIESGRYKKVLLIGADKMSSIIDYTDRATCIIFGDGGGAVLFEPNTEGLGVQDEILRSDGIGREFLKIEAGGSILPPSEETVKNKQHFVFQDGKTVFKYAVSGMADVSEKIMERNNLSHDDINWLVAHQANKRIIDATASRMGLSEEKVLVNIHRYGNTTSATLPLLLSDFENQLKKGDNIIFAAFGGGFTWGAIYLKWAYNKQN; this is encoded by the coding sequence ATGAATAAAATTACTGCCGCAATAACAGCTGTTGGTTCATATGTACCTGATTATGTGCTTTCTAATCAAGTTTTAGAAACATTGGTAGACACAAATGACGAGTGGATTACAACTAGAACTGGAATTAAAGAAAGAAGACTACTTAAAGAAGAAGGTAAAGGTACCTCATACCTTGCCATTAAAGCAGCACAAAACTTACTTGAAAAAGCAAATTTAGACCCTAAAGAAATAGATTTAGTTATAATGGCAACTGCCACTCCAGATATGCCTGTAGCATCAACAGGAGTATATGTTGCAACTCAAATCGGAGCTACTAATGCTTTTGCTTTTGACTTACAAGCGGCATGTTCAAGTTTCTTATATGGAATTTCAACTGCTTCAGCATACATAGAATCTGGAAGATACAAAAAAGTATTGTTAATAGGAGCTGATAAAATGTCTTCTATTATAGATTATACTGACCGAGCCACTTGTATTATTTTTGGCGATGGAGGCGGCGCTGTTTTATTTGAACCTAATACTGAAGGCTTAGGAGTTCAAGATGAAATTTTAAGAAGTGATGGTATTGGAAGAGAATTTTTAAAAATAGAAGCGGGTGGTTCAATTTTACCTCCAAGCGAAGAAACAGTCAAAAATAAACAACACTTTGTATTCCAAGATGGAAAAACAGTATTTAAATATGCTGTTTCAGGAATGGCAGATGTTAGTGAAAAAATCATGGAACGCAATAATTTATCTCATGATGATATTAATTGGTTAGTTGCACATCAAGCAAACAAACGCATTATTGATGCAACTGCCAGCAGAATGGGATTAAGCGAAGAAAAAGTATTAGTGAATATTCACCGATACGGAAATACAACTTCGGCAACATTGCCTCTTTTGTTATCTGATTTTGAAAATCAATTAAAAAAAGGAGATAATATCATATTCGCCGCTTTTGGTGGTGGATTTACTTGGGGGGCAATTTATTTAAAATGGGCTTATAATAAACAAAATTAA
- the metG gene encoding methionine--tRNA ligase has protein sequence MTQNPKRYTITAALPYTNGPIHIGHLAGVYVPSDIYARYLRLQGKDVAFICGSDEHGVAISMKARKEGITPQEVIDKYDGIIRQSFKDFGISFDNYSRTSAKIHHDTASEFFKKLYDAGKFIEETTEQLYDEQANQFLADRFVTGTCPKCGNEEAYGDQCEKCGTSLNATDLINPKSTITGSKPVLKSTKHWFLPLNEYDAFLREWVLEGHKNDWKPNVYGQVKSWVEGGLEPRAVTRDLDWGIDVPVAGAEGKKLYVWFDAPIGYISSTKEWAAREGKDWEPYWKDADTKLVHFIGKDNIVFHCVIFPAMLKAEGSYILPDNVPANEFLNLEGNKLSTSKNWAVWLHEYLQDFPEKQDALRYALTANAPETKDNDFTWKDFQARNNNELAAIFGNFINRVVVLTNKYYEGVVPTPNEFTEVDEQTLAELKAYPAVIASSIERYRFREALGELMNVARLGNKYLADEEPWKMVKENPERVKTQMYVALQIASALAILAEPFLPFTSAKLTKILNIELNNWNLDFSQWNVTKPGHQIGQAEILFAQIEDTEIQKQLDKLEASKQANKIANMKAEPAKETITFEDFAKVDLRIGTIIEAEKMPKANKLLVLKVDTGIDVRTIVSGIAEHFTPEEVIGKKVTVLVNLAPRALRGVESEGMLLLTNTPEGKLVFVNPDADGVSNGAIIG, from the coding sequence ATGACTCAAAATCCAAAAAGATATACAATTACAGCTGCACTACCCTACACTAATGGCCCAATTCATATTGGTCATTTAGCTGGAGTTTATGTGCCTTCAGATATTTATGCACGATATTTACGCTTACAAGGAAAAGATGTTGCTTTTATTTGTGGAAGTGATGAACATGGTGTTGCCATTTCAATGAAAGCGCGTAAAGAAGGAATTACACCTCAGGAAGTAATTGACAAATACGACGGAATTATTCGTCAATCGTTTAAAGATTTTGGGATATCTTTTGATAATTATTCCAGAACTTCTGCAAAAATTCATCATGACACTGCCTCTGAATTCTTTAAAAAATTATATGATGCGGGTAAATTTATTGAAGAAACTACAGAACAATTATACGACGAACAAGCCAATCAATTTTTAGCCGATCGATTTGTAACTGGAACTTGTCCTAAGTGTGGAAATGAAGAAGCTTATGGAGACCAATGTGAAAAATGTGGAACTTCATTGAACGCGACCGACTTAATTAATCCAAAATCAACCATAACAGGCTCTAAACCTGTCCTTAAATCTACTAAGCATTGGTTTTTACCTTTAAATGAATACGATGCCTTTTTGAGAGAATGGGTGTTAGAAGGACATAAAAACGACTGGAAACCAAATGTATATGGTCAAGTAAAATCATGGGTTGAAGGCGGATTAGAACCAAGAGCGGTAACACGTGATTTAGATTGGGGAATTGATGTCCCTGTTGCGGGTGCAGAAGGAAAAAAATTATATGTTTGGTTTGATGCTCCTATAGGTTATATTTCATCAACCAAAGAATGGGCGGCACGTGAAGGAAAAGATTGGGAACCGTATTGGAAAGACGCCGACACCAAACTAGTTCATTTTATTGGTAAAGATAACATTGTGTTCCATTGTGTCATTTTCCCAGCTATGTTAAAAGCTGAAGGAAGTTATATTTTACCTGACAATGTTCCTGCAAATGAATTCTTAAATTTAGAAGGAAACAAGTTGTCTACTTCAAAAAATTGGGCGGTTTGGTTACATGAATATTTACAGGATTTCCCTGAAAAACAAGATGCTTTGCGTTATGCTTTAACAGCAAATGCCCCTGAAACAAAAGATAACGACTTCACTTGGAAAGATTTTCAAGCGAGAAACAATAATGAATTAGCTGCCATTTTTGGTAATTTTATCAATCGTGTGGTGGTTTTAACCAATAAATATTACGAAGGTGTTGTTCCTACGCCAAATGAATTTACGGAAGTTGACGAACAAACATTGGCTGAGTTAAAAGCCTATCCAGCAGTAATTGCTTCTTCGATTGAACGTTACCGTTTTAGAGAAGCATTAGGAGAATTAATGAATGTAGCGCGTTTAGGTAACAAATATTTAGCTGATGAAGAACCATGGAAAATGGTGAAAGAAAATCCGGAACGTGTAAAAACACAAATGTATGTAGCGCTTCAAATTGCTTCTGCATTAGCCATCTTAGCGGAACCGTTTTTACCGTTCACTTCTGCTAAATTGACTAAGATTTTAAACATCGAATTAAACAATTGGAATTTAGATTTCAGTCAATGGAATGTAACAAAACCAGGACATCAAATTGGGCAAGCAGAAATATTGTTTGCACAGATTGAAGATACTGAGATTCAAAAACAATTAGACAAACTAGAAGCATCTAAACAAGCCAATAAAATTGCCAATATGAAAGCTGAACCCGCAAAAGAAACCATCACATTTGAAGACTTTGCTAAAGTAGATTTACGCATTGGAACCATTATTGAAGCAGAAAAAATGCCAAAAGCAAATAAACTTTTAGTTTTAAAAGTAGATACAGGTATTGATGTAAGAACGATTGTTTCGGGAATAGCCGAACATTTTACTCCTGAAGAAGTAATTGGTAAAAAAGTAACTGTGTTAGTAAACTTAGCGCCTAGAGCACTTCGAGGTGTAGAAAGCGAAGGTATGTTATTACTAACCAATACACCAGAGGGCAAATTGGTTTTTGTAAATCCGGATGCGGATGGTGTGAGTAATGGTGCTATTATAGGATAA
- a CDS encoding chloramphenicol acetyltransferase has translation MKKLDLENWNRKGHFEFFTQFEEPFFGITAPVEVATAYEHAKNAEIPFFIYYLHKILAAVNTIENFKYRIQDNQVFIHDKIDTSATIMREDKTFGFSYIEYHPDLLIFKEIALKEIARIQNTTGIITREYPENIIHFSAIPWLNFTGLTHARSFTWPDSCPKISVGKIFEENGIQKMNVSVTVHHGLMDGYHVSLFFEELQNQLNR, from the coding sequence ATGAAAAAACTAGATTTAGAAAACTGGAACAGAAAAGGTCATTTCGAATTTTTTACACAATTTGAAGAACCCTTTTTTGGTATTACAGCTCCTGTTGAAGTTGCAACTGCCTATGAACACGCAAAAAATGCAGAAATTCCATTTTTTATCTATTACTTACACAAAATACTTGCTGCAGTCAATACAATTGAGAATTTTAAATACCGAATTCAAGACAATCAAGTTTTCATTCACGATAAAATTGACACCTCGGCAACCATAATGCGAGAAGACAAAACATTTGGTTTTTCGTATATAGAATACCATCCAGATTTACTCATTTTTAAAGAAATTGCCTTAAAAGAAATTGCGCGAATTCAAAACACAACAGGAATAATTACAAGAGAATATCCAGAAAATATAATTCATTTTTCAGCAATTCCTTGGTTAAATTTTACCGGATTAACACACGCAAGAAGTTTTACTTGGCCCGACAGTTGCCCGAAAATTTCAGTGGGTAAAATCTTTGAAGAAAATGGAATACAAAAAATGAACGTGTCGGTAACAGTACATCATGGGCTAATGGACGGATATCATGTAAGCTTGTTTTTTGAAGAATTACAGAACCAATTAAACCGTTAA
- the accC gene encoding acetyl-CoA carboxylase biotin carboxylase subunit: MFKKILIANRGEIALRVIRTCREMGIKTVAVYSTADAESLHVKFADEAVCIGPAPSNLSYLKMSNIIAAAEITNADAIHPGYGFLSENAKFSKICQEHGIKFIGASPEMIEKMGDKATAKATMKAAGVPCVPGSDGILASLEEAKEIAKEIGYPVMMKATAGGGGKGMRAIWKEEELDKAWESARQEAAAAFGNDGMYMEKLIEEPRHIEIQVVGDSFGKACHLSERDCSVQRRHQKLTEETPSPFMTDELREKMGEAAVKAAEYISYEGAGTVEFLVDKHRNFYFMEMNTRIQVEHPITEQVIDYDLIREQILVAAGVPISGKNYYPQLHSIECRINAEDPYNDFRPSPGKITVLHSPGGHGVRLDTHVYAGYTIPPNYDSMIAKLITTAQTREEAINKMKRALDEFVIEGIKTTIPFHRQLMDHPDYVAGNYTTKFMESWVMEDPNE; the protein is encoded by the coding sequence ATGTTTAAAAAAATATTAATTGCCAATAGAGGTGAGATCGCATTACGTGTGATTAGAACTTGTAGAGAAATGGGAATCAAAACGGTTGCTGTTTACTCTACGGCAGATGCTGAAAGCTTACACGTAAAATTTGCTGATGAAGCGGTTTGCATTGGACCTGCGCCAAGTAATCTTTCCTATTTAAAAATGTCTAACATCATTGCTGCAGCAGAAATTACAAATGCTGATGCTATTCACCCAGGATATGGATTTTTATCTGAAAACGCTAAGTTTTCAAAAATCTGTCAAGAGCATGGCATTAAATTTATTGGTGCTTCTCCAGAAATGATTGAAAAAATGGGAGATAAAGCTACAGCTAAAGCAACTATGAAAGCTGCAGGTGTTCCTTGTGTTCCAGGTTCTGACGGCATTTTAGCTTCATTAGAAGAAGCGAAAGAAATTGCGAAAGAAATTGGCTACCCAGTAATGATGAAAGCTACTGCTGGTGGTGGTGGAAAAGGAATGCGTGCTATTTGGAAAGAAGAAGAATTAGATAAAGCTTGGGAAAGTGCACGTCAAGAAGCAGCTGCTGCTTTTGGTAATGACGGTATGTACATGGAAAAATTGATTGAAGAACCTCGTCACATTGAAATTCAAGTAGTAGGGGATTCATTTGGAAAAGCATGTCACTTATCTGAAAGAGATTGTTCTGTTCAACGTCGTCACCAAAAATTAACTGAAGAAACCCCTTCTCCATTCATGACTGATGAATTAAGAGAAAAAATGGGTGAAGCAGCAGTAAAAGCAGCAGAATACATCAGCTATGAAGGTGCCGGTACAGTTGAATTCTTAGTTGACAAACACAGAAATTTCTACTTCATGGAAATGAACACACGTATCCAAGTAGAACATCCAATTACAGAACAAGTTATTGATTACGATTTAATTCGTGAACAAATATTAGTTGCTGCCGGAGTGCCAATCTCTGGTAAAAACTACTATCCACAATTACATTCAATTGAATGTCGTATTAATGCTGAAGATCCTTATAATGACTTCAGACCTTCACCTGGAAAAATTACGGTATTGCATTCTCCAGGCGGACATGGTGTTCGTTTAGACACTCACGTGTATGCCGGATATACCATTCCACCAAATTATGATTCAATGATTGCTAAATTAATTACTACTGCTCAAACAAGAGAAGAAGCAATTAATAAAATGAAACGTGCTTTAGATGAATTCGTAATTGAAGGTATTAAAACAACTATTCCTTTCCATAGACAGTTAATGGATCACCCTGATTATGTAGCAGGAAACTATACTACAAAATTCATGGAATCTTGGGTTATGGAAGATCCAAATGAATAA
- a CDS encoding HAD family hydrolase, producing the protein MNIQIIAFDADDTLWHNEPYFDEAQDRFCELFQNYASKQELLSLILNHQVKNLPIYGFGIKAFTLSMMEAALQLTNHQLNGKTMELIIQIGKDLLLKPVELLPEVEEVLTALKGKYKLIVATKGDLKDQHRKLHDSGLGHYFHHIEVMSDKTEMDYEKMLKRLDIQPQDFLMIGNSLKSDVLPVLNLGGHAVHIPYHTTWEYEKIDFEIQHTNFKAVEHINEILNLLV; encoded by the coding sequence ATGAATATACAAATAATTGCTTTCGACGCCGACGACACTTTATGGCATAACGAACCTTATTTCGATGAGGCACAAGATCGTTTTTGTGAATTGTTTCAAAATTATGCTTCTAAACAAGAATTATTAAGTTTAATTCTGAATCATCAAGTAAAAAATTTACCCATATATGGTTTTGGAATCAAAGCCTTTACCTTATCCATGATGGAAGCGGCGTTACAACTTACCAATCATCAATTAAACGGTAAGACTATGGAATTAATTATTCAAATTGGTAAAGATTTACTCTTAAAACCTGTTGAATTACTTCCTGAAGTCGAAGAAGTTTTGACCGCTTTGAAAGGAAAATACAAATTAATTGTAGCCACAAAGGGAGATTTGAAAGACCAACATAGAAAATTACACGATTCGGGTTTAGGCCATTATTTCCACCATATTGAAGTAATGAGCGATAAAACGGAAATGGATTATGAAAAAATGTTAAAGCGTTTAGACATCCAACCTCAAGACTTTTTAATGATCGGAAATTCTTTAAAATCAGATGTGTTGCCTGTATTAAACTTAGGCGGACATGCCGTTCATATTCCGTATCACACTACTTGGGAATATGAAAAGATAGATTTTGAAATTCAACATACCAATTTCAAAGCCGTGGAACATATTAATGAAATTTTGAATCTTTTAGTATGA
- a CDS encoding YceD family protein yields MDNLKEFLIQFSGLKLGKHQFEFLINNTFFKNFDFEEFNDSNIKVKLQLEKKSTMLELNFSHNGTVNVPCDLTNEDFDLPTKGKLKLIVKFGDEFNDENEDYIVVPHGEFQVNVAQYVYEMIVLSIPAKRIHPGVKDGSLQSEALHNLEKFSPTEKKEKETEEIDPRWESLKKLLTDKNKK; encoded by the coding sequence ATGGACAATTTAAAAGAATTTTTAATTCAATTTTCTGGATTAAAATTAGGTAAACACCAGTTTGAGTTTCTTATAAACAATACGTTCTTTAAAAATTTTGATTTCGAAGAATTTAATGATTCGAATATCAAAGTAAAATTACAGTTAGAGAAAAAGAGCACCATGCTTGAATTAAACTTCTCACACAATGGTACTGTTAATGTTCCTTGTGATTTAACAAATGAAGATTTTGATTTACCTACGAAAGGGAAATTAAAATTAATTGTAAAATTTGGAGATGAGTTTAATGACGAAAATGAGGATTACATTGTAGTGCCTCACGGAGAATTTCAAGTAAATGTTGCTCAATATGTTTATGAAATGATTGTATTGTCAATTCCTGCAAAAAGAATACATCCTGGCGTAAAAGATGGGAGTTTACAATCAGAAGCATTACATAATTTAGAAAAATTTTCTCCAACAGAGAAAAAAGAAAAAGAAACTGAAGAAATTGACCCAAGATGGGAAAGTTTGAAAAAACTATTAACGGATAAAAATAAAAAATAG
- a CDS encoding YraN family protein: protein MAQHNDLGKLGEEEAVKYLKGLGYEILDLNWTYDKAEIDIIAKKDETLAIIEVKTRTSADFGNPQDFVNPKKIKLLVKAVNEYVTVKNLDLDIRFDIISVLIQNNQIKIEFLTDAFYYFY from the coding sequence ATGGCACAACATAATGATTTAGGTAAATTAGGTGAAGAAGAAGCAGTAAAATATTTGAAAGGGTTAGGGTATGAAATTTTAGATTTAAATTGGACTTACGATAAAGCTGAAATTGATATTATTGCAAAAAAAGACGAAACTTTAGCAATAATCGAGGTAAAAACACGTACAAGTGCTGATTTTGGTAATCCGCAAGATTTTGTAAATCCTAAGAAAATTAAACTTTTGGTAAAGGCTGTTAATGAATACGTTACTGTTAAAAATTTGGATTTAGATATTCGTTTTGATATAATATCAGTTTTAATCCAAAATAATCAAATAAAAATCGAATTTTTAACAGATGCATTCTATTATTTCTATTAA
- the rpmF gene encoding 50S ribosomal protein L32: MAHPKRRQSKTRRDKRRTHYKASVPQIATCAVTGEAHLYHRAYWHEGKMYYRGQVVIDKTEAVA; this comes from the coding sequence ATGGCACATCCTAAACGTAGACAGTCGAAGACTAGAAGAGATAAAAGAAGAACGCACTACAAAGCATCAGTTCCTCAAATTGCTACATGTGCAGTAACAGGTGAAGCTCACTTATATCACAGAGCTTACTGGCACGAAGGTAAAATGTATTACAGAGGTCAAGTTGTAATTGACAAAACTGAAGCCGTAGCATAA
- a CDS encoding S66 peptidase family protein produces MKIPPYLKKGDTVAIVCTARKFFPEDAKPAIELLESWGLKVKLGKTIGLDSCQLGGTDQERAADFQEQLDNDNIKAIWCARGGYGTVRIIDLIDFSKFKKNPKWIMGFSDVTVLHSHIHTLGVATIHSIMPFTVPKAPEHVKQTFHDAIFGNKLVYQVPSKSIDIKGKASGEIVGGNLSILYSLLGSPSSINTKNKILFIEDLDEYLYHIDRMMYNLKRNGYFNEVKGIIVGSMTDMHDNEIPFGQNEVAIITAIAKEYHIPIAFEFPAGHQKDNRSLVLGKQVDFEVNEKEILLNFK; encoded by the coding sequence ATGAAGATACCTCCTTACCTTAAAAAAGGCGATACAGTAGCCATAGTTTGTACAGCACGAAAATTTTTTCCTGAAGATGCAAAACCCGCCATCGAATTACTCGAATCTTGGGGTTTAAAAGTTAAACTTGGAAAGACTATAGGTTTAGATAGCTGTCAATTAGGTGGAACAGACCAAGAACGTGCTGCTGATTTTCAGGAACAATTGGATAACGATAATATTAAAGCAATTTGGTGTGCTAGAGGGGGTTATGGAACAGTACGCATTATCGATTTAATCGATTTTTCAAAGTTCAAAAAAAATCCAAAATGGATTATGGGTTTTAGTGATGTTACGGTGTTGCATAGTCATATTCATACGTTAGGAGTTGCTACGATTCATAGTATCATGCCTTTTACTGTTCCCAAAGCACCAGAACATGTGAAGCAAACGTTTCATGACGCTATTTTTGGAAATAAATTGGTCTATCAAGTTCCTTCTAAGTCAATTGATATTAAAGGAAAAGCCAGTGGAGAAATTGTTGGGGGGAATCTTTCAATCTTATACAGTTTATTAGGTTCACCGTCATCAATAAACACTAAAAATAAAATTTTGTTTATTGAAGATTTAGATGAATATTTATATCATATCGACAGAATGATGTATAATTTAAAACGAAATGGATATTTTAATGAAGTCAAAGGTATTATTGTTGGAAGTATGACGGATATGCATGATAATGAAATACCATTTGGTCAAAATGAGGTGGCTATTATTACGGCTATTGCCAAAGAGTACCACATTCCCATAGCTTTTGAATTTCCTGCGGGTCACCAAAAAGATAATAGATCACTTGTTTTAGGTAAGCAAGTTGATTTTGAAGTGAATGAGAAAGAAATACTATTGAATTTTAAATAG
- the pdxA gene encoding 4-hydroxythreonine-4-phosphate dehydrogenase PdxA encodes MVKHSENIIVGVSIGDMNGIGPEVILKTFEDTRMLETCTPVIFANAKIVSFLKKTYQLNANINGIDKIEQLVQGKINVLNVWKEGVNLDYGKLDDNVGKYAIKSFQAATKALKEGKVDVLVTAPINKYNIQSEEYTFAGHTDYLNEQLEGNALMFMIHEDIKVGLITDHVPLNEVNKYITKELIEKKIATINQTLISDFRINKPRIAVLGINPHCGDNGVIGNEDTTVVKPTLESLFKKGIQVFGPFAADSFFGSGQHCKYDAIVAMYHDQGLIPFKTLSFGEGVNYTGGLNKIRTSPDHGTGYDIAGKNIANENSFREAVFSAIDIFKNRIEYNELTNNPLKISSNKE; translated from the coding sequence ATGGTAAAACATTCTGAAAATATAATTGTTGGCGTTTCTATTGGAGACATGAACGGAATTGGTCCAGAAGTAATATTAAAAACCTTCGAAGATACAAGAATGTTAGAAACCTGTACTCCAGTAATTTTTGCTAATGCAAAGATTGTTTCATTCTTAAAAAAAACATACCAACTTAATGCAAACATTAATGGTATAGACAAAATAGAGCAATTAGTTCAAGGGAAAATCAATGTATTAAATGTTTGGAAAGAAGGAGTAAATTTAGATTACGGCAAACTAGATGACAATGTTGGAAAATACGCTATCAAATCTTTTCAAGCAGCTACTAAAGCATTAAAAGAAGGGAAAGTTGATGTCTTAGTAACAGCCCCAATTAACAAATACAACATTCAGTCTGAAGAATATACTTTTGCAGGTCATACAGATTATTTAAACGAACAATTAGAAGGAAATGCATTAATGTTTATGATACATGAAGACATTAAAGTAGGGTTGATAACCGATCATGTTCCATTAAATGAAGTAAATAAATACATTACTAAAGAATTAATTGAAAAGAAAATTGCAACAATAAACCAAACCTTAATTTCGGACTTCAGAATAAATAAACCAAGAATTGCAGTTTTGGGAATTAATCCACATTGTGGAGATAATGGTGTAATTGGCAACGAAGACACGACCGTTGTAAAACCAACTTTAGAAAGTTTATTCAAAAAAGGAATTCAAGTTTTTGGTCCATTTGCAGCCGATAGTTTTTTCGGAAGTGGTCAACATTGTAAATATGACGCTATAGTAGCCATGTATCACGACCAAGGTTTAATACCTTTTAAAACCCTATCTTTTGGAGAAGGAGTCAACTACACTGGTGGTTTAAATAAAATAAGAACCTCACCAGATCACGGCACAGGATACGACATAGCAGGCAAAAATATAGCTAATGAAAATTCATTTAGAGAAGCTGTATTTAGTGCTATAGATATTTTTAAGAATAGAATAGAATATAATGAACTAACTAACAATCCATTAAAAATTAGTTCAAATAAAGAATAA
- the accB gene encoding acetyl-CoA carboxylase biotin carboxyl carrier protein: protein MDIREIQNLIKFVAKSGATEVKLEMDDFKITIKTTPEGTESTYVQHIPVAQPVQQMVAAPAIAAPVAASTPAAPANDAEDTSKYITIKSPMIGTLYRKPAPDKAPFVEVGSTISKGDVVCVVEAMKLFNEIEAEVSGKIVKVLVDDSSPVEFDQPLFLVDPS, encoded by the coding sequence ATGGATATTAGAGAAATTCAAAACCTAATTAAATTCGTAGCAAAATCTGGTGCTACAGAAGTAAAATTGGAAATGGATGATTTTAAAATCACTATTAAAACAACTCCAGAAGGAACAGAATCGACTTATGTTCAACATATTCCTGTTGCACAACCCGTTCAACAAATGGTAGCTGCTCCTGCAATTGCTGCTCCTGTAGCTGCATCAACTCCTGCTGCACCTGCAAATGATGCTGAGGACACTTCAAAGTACATTACGATTAAATCTCCAATGATTGGAACTTTATATAGAAAACCTGCTCCAGACAAAGCACCGTTTGTAGAAGTTGGAAGTACAATTTCTAAAGGAGATGTAGTTTGTGTGGTAGAAGCTATGAAGTTATTCAACGAGATTGAAGCTGAAGTTTCAGGAAAAATTGTAAAAGTTTTAGTGGATGATTCATCACCAGTAGAATTTGACCAACCATTATTCTTAGTTGATCCATCATAA